The window aaattaattaaatacaataaaacCTAAATGTGCGTTTCCATATATTGacatctaaagtctaaacattTTTGAAGAATATGAAGAGAATATTGTTAATGCAATGGAGGTAGTACGTAGAACTAATATTAATCATTAttataatgtgtatatatacccGTATCCATGTTGGGCGTAATAGGGGATACTAGAGAGGAGGGTGTCGTCTAGGTCAAAGATCCAAACATTAACGGTGTCGTTCTTTAGGGCAAGTCCTTTTGCGTAGAAATAAGCCTCTTTGCACACAGTTTTCGAGTCGTATTGGTACTGTTTGGAAGTGACCAAGTAGTCTTTAACGTATTCTTTGCAATTTTTCGGCACCGTGTCGAAGTTTATGATGTTAGAGGTCTCAACACCAAGATGCCAGCTTCTGCAGTTGTGGTAGTTGATGGAAAGCTGCTCTTTTTCTAAGATCTCGGCTTCGTTCGCAAAGATGGTTTCCGATTTGAGGAGCTCGATGATCCCTGGAACGGATGTCGAAGACCGGCCCTGGGAGACCGTAGCGgccaagagaaagagaagtgaaaGCGAGAGGATCTTCATGTTTTTCTTGTAtggtttagtttttggtttgtgatgttttttgtGTGATACTTAGGGCGGTATTTATAATGAGGCAGGTCTAGTCTACGGTATGGTTACTTATGACGACGGATGGGGGATTAGGAGATGATAATTGTACGTGTATGGTTTCGATTTGTGCAACAAATGCTGCTGGCcttcatatttatttatcgaCGAGATTTTTCGTCCACACCACTCGTTTTTAGAGCACGTTGTGAGTGTGCTAAATTAGAATTTGAcgttttgttgttgcttttagaaaaataaaataataattaggcttttatatatgattgtaAATTTTGAATCAGTGTCGGTTTAcactttattataaaatactaattattaagAAATTCTTCCACATTACtagaaaaatatatgtgaatATGATGACTTGATCAGTAGAACTTGTGTTTGCGGAAATAATTGGCAAAAGCAATGATGAAAAAACAtgatatatctaaaaaataGTATTAGGGTGGGTGATCTCCATTGTATGAACGATTTTACTACTTTCATTATATTGTTACTgtggaaatatttattttccgtataattaaattttatttcgaaCACGTTAATTTTGAATGTAAAAGTCTAATAAGATAAATTAAACTAGTAATTTTGGTACAGCATTAATCCAACATAGCAAATTAGCAATATAGGTAATAATATTTTACctctaaaactttaaaaaaaaaaaattttgggtaGGAGATGGGACACAAAGATCTCCcataatttattcaaaacttaaaatcaaaaacaaatctgtcatgGACACGCAGTACCATTAGTATCATCCGACTTAATCGACACAACCCTACTTGGAACCACCTCCAAAATATGAAAACCTAAGTGAAGAGAATACGCATAGGACGATAATCCATCCGCAAGACGATTAGCCTCCCTATACACATGCGAAATACGGACACACCAGTCCCTTCAGATAAAGTCATGGCACATATGTACCAGGAACGACAATGGATGCGAATCACTAATCCCTGTCTGAAGAAAACCGACAACTACTTCTGAATCAACCTCCAACTCTAAGCGAGACACTCGCTTACCCCACGCAAAGTGAAGACCATAATACACTCCCCACAACTCCGCTAGAGCAGCCGAGCATATCCCTATGTTCACCTCAAAGCCTCCTAACCAATTCCTTGACACATCCCGTAACACCCCATCAGCAGTCGCCAAACCCGTATGACCCTGTGATGCCCCATCCGTATTCAGTTTCAACCAACCCTCATGTGGTGATTTCCAAGCTATCATTCGCTCTACCCTTAACGGTTTATGTGTAGAAcctttgtttttcaaaaaagcCGTTGTTGCCTCCTTTGCCAGGTCTTTCAAGAACTGCACCCTATCACGACATTTTCCATTCACACCAAACACATTCCCACATCTCCACTTCCAACCCCACCATACTGATATAGCAAACAATTTTGACCAAGCACCACTCAAATTCTCATATAACCATTCCAACAAAGATGTCCCAAAAAACCGAGTCTGTCTCCGCAAAGGCACTAGTCTCCTCCATACTCCCTCCATTGCTGGACAATCTCGTAAAATGTGAATGATGGTCTCTTCCCCCCTTTACAAACTTGGCATAAGGTTGAGTCTGCAAGATGTAGTCTAAACCGTTCCGCATTTGTCATTATCGCTTGATTACCCATGAGCCACATAAAAACATTGACCCTTGCTGGTACCACCACACTCCACACACGGGACCAAAAGGCAGCCATATCAGGTAATGGTATTGTACTCCGCGTGAGTAGTTCATACACCGACGTGACAGTAAAAGACCCGTCTGAACTCTCTCCCCACGACAAGCGATCTGTCGCGCCTGTAACCCTGTTTACCACGATAGCACCCAGTCTTAGTCTGGTATCCTCATCAACATAAGAAGACATCTCTCCCAGATTCCATCCAGTGCCATCACGCCACATATCTTGTACTAGTACACTCAAACACTCCGCAGGTAAGGACCCGAGCACCCCATCACAAAGAGGCTTTTGTGTGAGCCACTTATCCTGCCAAAAACGAATAGCACCACCATTCCCAAGCACTTAACAATGACCCAAACTGATTACCTCCCTAATACTTCGAGCTACACTCTGCCACATAGAGGACCAAGTATTTTTAGGCAATAACCATGACATATTATGCATATCACCCACCTTGTACTTGCTTCTTAGCACATATGCCCACAAGCTGACATAATCATGAAGAAGTCTCTAACCCAACTTTAACAGCAAGGCTTTATTCATTTCCGCAGCCTGTCGAATCCCAAGACGACCTTGCTTCTTCGGGAGACAGACTCTCTTCCAAGAAATCAGGTGTTGTTTCTTCGTATCACCCTGTACATGGATGGATGAAACATTTTCCTTAAAACTTTTTCTAAATTACTCTCAACCATGTCCAGTATATTATAATTGTGTCTTTTTTAGATATCGACTATATTAATCAACAAATAAggcaaattaaaataaaacaaaaaaaactggttGCAGTTTTAGAGCACTCGGATCTCGAAATATATGGCCATGTTTTgctgaaaaaataatatatatcaatgaTTTTAGTTCTTAGACGATCATTTTTATCATGACAGAAATAAGCTACTTTCCTATGTAATgttgtatttaattaattgggTGTAATATATTCCCTTTTGATTTTTGCACATAAGTTTACTGATCtactaatatattaaaaagaaaaaaaaattagaatattaaCGTTTAATTAGtttgataatatttatattccatgctaaaataaaatttttgaaactctcttattattttatcttacGCCTTTAGCAACgagtatttttgtaatgttaaTACTGTTTGATTTAGGTATaagaaatatttgataaaaaacCTAACATCACCATTATTTGTACTCTTAAAtcgaaattaaattaatacattGTTTccacaataaaattttaactcgCATTTCCCTCTCATCGTAAAGAAGCTTTAGTGGAGATTCAAACCTCGTACTAAATCCTTTGCAAATTATCCACCAATTATACTAAAAGAAATTCATTTAACTTTTtctcgatatatatatatatatatattgaattgcAGGCCAGAAACAACTTTGCAACAAAGCCATGCAATAGATACcttccatatatttttttttacttcaaaccATTATCTGCAATGAGGGAAGAGAGGTGGATATAAGCTGAAATATAACAAGTTGATAAGATGAAAAAGAATAAGAGGTCCGAAATTGAACgctaattaaataatatataaaatcgtaacaataaataatttaatagcTACACTAATTATCGATACAAATTTGAATAGTAACAAATTTACATTGGGCCCGACATGAGGAACAATATCTTTGTCATCAAGATTTTCCACACAGGGACACTAGCAAAATTGGAcccctaacttgagtcaattgcaatgttagatttctctttttctctctccaataTTTGTCACTTTCTCCCTATTAAATCACTGGTCATTTATTGTATTCATAAAAATaccattatttctgatttatttgaatttcttgcgaaaatgtttattacatccatatcctcatcttcttcttttatttacggttgtgccaccgccatcaattttTCAACAACCATGAActaccaaatttgaagctcttaaagcttcaacaacctgaatttgtaagcttaaataacaccaATGCTATgaaaacttcattttcttccatctcctctccattttaatccaagaaaatttgcaagtgcatttatcttgttatatgtcatgattcttggatagtgattaaattggtgcTGGGTTTCTTCGGTGGTAACTAAAGACGACGTCCTTGGTacttgacattgcgaaacaaccacaaataaggttattttccggtagatttcgtgattttccttgatttttttgcgaaattagacttcatttgttagtctaaccgtcataatatcatgtaaagtctactatgtggtcaattttgcaattaaaaatttatcgagtTTTGAGCCggtagactgaaatttcagtctccttaatttcatttgaaaacaaaaaaatatggttcagactgcattataatctttccGTCAGATACTTCatttgcagtctactaaggtgtatttttgcaattgaccaaattcttgactttttagttatgactgccggacgaagtcttcttacgataataaacgagtagacttctatagtgactatttttggagttgaccaaaatatttaagcattgaccgtaatattattatattaaaataattagttgactgcaaaagaagtctactaattaaaaaaaataaatgttggtcaaccccaaaatGACCACggagactgcaaacgaagtcatcATTCCTGGAGACTTTGTACGTAGTCTACTTGGCGAAAGTCAAACTTgttcaattgcaaaactaaccacgacgaagtttacattttcttgttgacggatagatgaagtctacttgttagaCAGAAGTCTACTGTAAAGTCAATgggttggtcaattgcaaaaataaccagagtaGACTATAATCGAAGTTAACTTATTGAAACTTTCTAAGAAGTCTActctgttatatgtttttaattgcaaaactgaccaaaaatttaacaaaggaagacaacaaaagaagtcaactatcctagtagacttcatacggtgtctgctttattaaattgtaaatgcaaaaatagaccacacaaaatagacttcaagGGAAGTATCTTCATAGAGACTAGTTTATGTCTAAAATgttgacatcaacatgaagtcgtcataatttgaaaaccaatttattgcaaattggtgaataatttttaagattttcttgttgtattctttgatatatgttatgtacttgcttctatatgtttttgacatgattatattaatacatatagagaaatcaagtttttggttttcttaggcagttaggtcattaacttagaCTTATTTTTGAAGTCAACATATTGGAGTTCTGTGTGAAGTCTGTATTgatgacaagaaaaataatctcggttttagaaaaccaattCCGGTTTATTTGAAACAGTTCCAGAAAATATAAAGAACCCGACTTCTTTGGCAGACTTCTTTAccaactaacgtcaaatcaattaaatcaatttaaacttTGTAATAATTATGTCGATGACTTCTTTGGCAGACTTTTGCACGGGAAAATGAACCGTctacaaatcaatcaaatcaatttaatatttgtaatgattatgctgAAGATTTATCCGAAAGACTTCTTCAAATAATGTAGAATTCTATAAGTATGAAATGAAGTGATATAAAAATTTTCTAAGAATTACCCAACCGTGAATGAGTTCAGTCTCCAATACTACAATGAAGTGTATTATTAGCTATTAATTGTTACACTAAATTACAaatttctaggatttttttttttcagtttttctatATCAATCTTGGTTAGTGTTTTTTACtctctattttattataatatattattattggtatGAAAGAATCAAATATTAGATAATAAAGACTTTTGCTGTGAAAGAATCAAGGGAATGAAACTTTGTCCTTTTTATTACAGACTCTTAAATAACATGATCACTTCCCGTGCTAATATGTGTCTCTTTTAAACACAGACCACACACATGTTCTTTTCTCATTCACAGACTTATGTTACAAGAGTTTATGTACAATGGCGTTCTTCAGTTTGTTTGCTCCCACCACCTGAAAATTGTCTATTTTTAACATTGTACTTGAACACCTCCCACATGTATAATACAGTCTAAACCAGATACAAGACTCGATGATATGTACGAAAAGCAACTCaagttttcttcattttggCCACAACAACATTTCAGTGAAATTGTCAAGGTCCTGCAGGTATTGTATATTTGTAGTCTCTCAACAACAACCATGAAACTTCAGCTCAAGAAACATCATCACAAAAACTAACACAATTCACATAACTTGAGCAAAGACAAAGCAAAAATCAGAACGAGTTCATCTCCAAAGTGAAAGAAGCATTAATAatctaaatttacataaaatgaTATAGCAAACTGAACAACAAATGATTTTCAATCTCCACCTACTCAGTGACACTCTCTTCGAATCTTACGCCCCATAGCTTGGTCTCCTTGAAGGTTGTGTTGTCATCGTGGCTCATTAAATGAAACGGCGGCAGACTCCGTAACTTGCTTCCAATcccggagagagagagatagaacgGTGTGTGGATGAGGCAGAAGGGGAACACGAtgcaaaaacaatttttaaaacaatcaaagtGTGGTTGTGAAACTAACACCTGATTTGTGgatgaaacaaaaaccaaccaAGTTCATTGTGAGTGAAACCAATAATAGACAATGAAACGTTAAGTTGGATTTGGAGGCCACTGATCTTACTGCTGTTTGGTCCACTTTCACTTGTAATTGGTGCCAATTGTCCTACTACCTTGATGATATTCTCTGTTGAAGACTCAAATTCCTCTTGTAAGTGCTGACGACCTGCAAACAACTTTACAAGAAATCAATTGGAAACAGAACCATAGATCTTTTGAACGAAAATAAAACTTTACCTTGTCAGTCTAATGGCGGTTCTTCTTTCTATTGGCTCCTTGTTATCTTGTTCTTAAAGAAGTTCCTTGGATAAAACAGGTTAGAATTTTCAAgaggtttgttttcttaattatagaCCGAGGGTGTAGTTTGCACCAAAAAACCTTACTTGTTTGTGAGGACGTTTCTTTACTTGTCGAGGTGATGTCTCTAAACCCTGCAAAAGTaactcaattttcaaaaatcacaaatctGAGAATTTCATCAATCTTAACACTACCTGAATCTCCTTCTGCCAGAAAGAATCCATTTTTAGTCGGAAGCTAAGAGAAGTCAAGTTCAAAATAATCTATTAGCAAACAAATCACTCACAACAAAGCAGCTACAAATAGGGTATAAGCCAATTTGCAACGAAATCAGAACTCAATAAAGAGCAGGGACTTAATACGAAATTCCAAACTCAGATCCAAAACGCAAGACCAGTCAAAAGCCTTGATGGTATTGTAGTATAATCAATTCTgacaatttttagaaatttaaaccTTGAGAaacgaggaggaggaagaacccTAATCAATTCTCCATTTGAGAATAAGATTGTCGAAGCCGCTCGAAAAGACTGAGAAACCTTCCACGCTGTAGGGAAGTTCCTGAAACACAAAAATCTCAACGGCAGTAGCAATTCAACAAGATTCTTCTCGATTTCTGACGAAACTAAGCCAGATTCAAAGATTGAGAGGGAGAGCAAAAATGTGTGAGAAAGACGGTGAGAGGGACGacgagagagtgagagagcGAGGGGAGATCGAAtgaaaagagaatgagagacCCTAACCTCACCCGTACCACCAAGAAGAGCTTCATCATTGCGGGTGCTCCGACGCATCTGTCGATAAGATTCTTTGGTGCTCCGACTTTGCCGATGAATCCaccttttagtttcttcttctatgtCGCCTTCCTCGGCTTCACCTCTCAGCATAACCGAAATCCTCCGGGATTGAAAATTTCAGTTAAGGATCAGAGTACCAATAGCTTATTGTATGGCAAGATCTCAAAAAGAGAGACATAGgataagacaaagaaaagaagaagacattacCCATCTAAAACtcgagattagggtttggaCATCTAAAAGGTCGATCTCTACACCATGTTTCACAGAGAGAAGAGCTGTagatgacgaagatgaagaagaaaggtgaTTATGATGAGAGACAGAGATTTTTTCGTTTTAGAATTGCTTAtcgccagagagagagaggcagaaggtggaagaggaagaaatgaaAGCTATTAGGGTTAGGGTGAATGAAAATTAGGTCTATATAACTCGGTTAATTAAAACCGATCGGTTATGCTCCgttgaaccgaaccaaactgtAACCGAATTATCAAATTATTTCCGCAGATCAGTTTGTTGATCTGCTCTGACGTCAATTTGTAATTCACCTTAAAGAAATCTATAACAGACTTCCTCCGGATTACATCTGTCATTTTgacttctgttttttgtttggtcgtaagggagtAAACTGTAATTTCATTACCattagtggttatgtttctcaaatatccAATATAGAATTTACGATTTCATTCAAATGCAaataaaggacaaaaaaaatgcaattgtcccCAAAAAGTTATATCTTGATGAAAGCTACAGTTTCAATGTCTTCGAACAAAGTAATTATTCTCTCTAAATACATTTCATCTCGTGATGAAACGTTTAAGTTagtttaatatatgtttttatatatcaattatattaaaccAAAGTATTACAACGATATtaagttgtgtttttgtttctaaactATGATTCATAAATACCTTTCGAGTTTcgatataaataaaatctgaGTCAATCCACTTATTATGTTCAAACGATatcttatcttattatataaagcttgatgtcaaaattactcattaacaagatcgtgacacttattatataaaacttgaagtcaaattacttattaacaaaatcgtAACACgtatcaaatatattaattagatgttgacacgtgttaaaatatatatttttttaataaatataataggactaattatatttacaggatttgacatgtatctattttaaaaaatttaatctctaaaccaaaaaggaaaactaagaaaatcaatatattttccattgtatgctACTTATATTATACCTATgtgtgttctcaataaaatttaacatgtgtaagcaaaaacttaatttattaagcgtgtatattaatcaataaataatgaataacaaagttaaaaagaataacataagttatttaacataattttagttggatataaattgtattttatcgttgtaatataaattttattgtaagtaagtacacagaaccttgaaagaaaataaacttaaaaagaaaataaacttaaaatgaATACATaatgtgtattagtatagttttacatgttttattttaaagaacttaatgcatgtagtaatatgagaaacctggaaaaaaattataaaaaatgagtttgtacgaatgaatttttggttaattgatgaaaactgacaaaagtattactcatgaaattatgacatatagaagcataatatttaggatatttttggatttccaaaacttttgtggatgttaactgattttttactgattatttttatttgttaaatttaaaatactaaccaatatacatattatctcatatgatgctcatattatttttttcttaaaattttaactctaatccatgaagaagtgaattatggttttacgataAAAAAGATAGgtaaatgtgattactaaactgaatgtctaacgatGAAACTTATTTTAGATTtacattttttcaaatattaatatgtataactttaaacaaattcatttaagaatattagtcaTTTTTATGtgtgattttataatttcaacacatgtatttttataacgcatatgtcaaaacataagataatttgaAGTAAATTATAATGTATAGGAATGAATGttcttcagttatttgatgagaatgtctctatatctttatatatgtttttattttataaatttcactcatttaaaattgattatgacatgaggtaaaattagCACTTAAGAGATaccaacataacaaatatatcctaaataatgctgattcatttttttgtaaa is drawn from Camelina sativa cultivar DH55 chromosome 8, Cs, whole genome shotgun sequence and contains these coding sequences:
- the LOC104706789 gene encoding vegetative storage protein 2 — its product is MKILSLSLLFLLAATVSQGRSSTSVPGIIELLKSETIFANEAEILEKEQLSINYHNCRSWHLGVETSNIINFDTVPKNCKEYVKDYLVTSKQYQYDSKTVCKEAYFYAKGLALKNDTVNVWIFDLDDTLLSSIPYYAQHGYGTEKVNGGDYWTWLGTGASTPGLPETLHLYQNIIELGIEPIILSDRWKLYSDVTLANLKAAGVSNWKHLIFKPNNSKLRQVVYKSKVRNSLVKKGYNIVGNIGDQWADLVEDTPGRTFKLPNPLYYVPS